From the Corticium candelabrum chromosome 2, ooCorCand1.1, whole genome shotgun sequence genome, one window contains:
- the LOC134176288 gene encoding peroxisomal carnitine O-octanoyltransferase-like has translation MNYGGDGKVFLRLAGELITDMSQATLLEDESRDFARSSISRLDFNLDSNLVSKVNETKKKFVLLRSDMPFQQVICDDFDYALIKKRKLSPDFIVKLTAQLAFYTMHMRFPVAIDVASTAFYKDGQSAESLIVTQESAAFVNAAVANERVSDKGRLFDLLTAASRTNQMRIFDTMQGKSFYYHFLTLEYLAEELGEKIPLFESKLYWKTKRIDFSIYPMYSDVEFAILPYTNVEDGSSWEVSYEIGPNSGKLNVICCSVDAGEYLSHIKSSLSTIMDVVKNGAQ, from the exons ATGAACTACGGTGGAGACGGTAAAGTATTCCTTCGCTTGGCTGGCGAACTTATTACCGATATGTCGCAAGCGACACTTCTCGAAGatgagtcacgtgattttgcCCGGAGCAGCATTTCTCGCCTTGACTTTAATCTTGATTCTAATCTTGTGTCTAAAGTGAACGAGACAAAAAAGAAGTTTGTCTTGCTCAGGAGTGACATGCCATTTCAACAAGTGATCTGTGACGACTTTGACTATGCTCTCATTAAAAAGAGGAAACTGAGTCCGGACTTTATTGTAAAACTAACAGCTCAG CTTGCTTTTTATACAATGCACATGCGCTTTCCAGTTGCTATTGATGTTGCAAGTACTGCATTCTACAAAGACGGTCAGTCTGCAGAGTCACTGATAGTCACTCAAGAGTCTGCCGCTTTCGTCAACGCTGCAGTGGCTAATGAAAGGGTCAGTGACAAAGGGCGTTTGTTTGACTTGCTGACTGCGGCCTCTCGTACTAACCAAATGAGGATATTTGATACTATGCAAG GAAAATCGTTTTATTACCATTTTCTAACTCTGGAGTATCTAGCTGAAGAGCTTGGCGAGAAAATACCATTGTTTGAAAGCAAATTGTACTGGAAGACAAAAAGGATAGACTTTTCTATCTACCCAATGTATTCAGACGTTGAATTTGCCATTTTGCCATATACTAATGTTGAAGACGGTTCGTCGTGGGAGGTCTCTTATGAGATCGGTCCAAATTCTGGCAAGCTCAACGTTATATGTTGCTCTGTTGACGCTGGTGAGTATCTCTCGCACATCAAATCGAGTCTGAGTACGATTATGGATGTCGTGAAGAATGGAGCGCAGTAA